A genomic window from Aquitalea aquatilis includes:
- the rfbF gene encoding glucose-1-phosphate cytidylyltransferase: MKAVILAGGLGTRISEESHLKPKPMIDIGGKPILWHIMKIYSSHGINDFIICLGYKGYVIKEYFANYFLHMSDVTIDFSNNQMEVHERHAEPWRVTLLDTGENTMTGGRLKRVRNYLAAGESFCFTYGDGVADIDITAEVAFHREHGKLATVAAVQPPGRYGALLTDGAQVTGFREKPPGDGGWINGGFFVLQPEAIDFVEADATSWEGEPMAELAGHQQLMAFEHNGFWQPMDTLREKSQLDDLWRSGNAPWKVWP, from the coding sequence ATGAAAGCAGTGATTCTGGCGGGTGGTCTGGGGACGAGAATATCCGAAGAAAGCCATTTGAAGCCCAAGCCGATGATCGATATCGGAGGTAAGCCCATCTTGTGGCACATCATGAAGATCTACTCTTCACATGGCATCAATGACTTCATCATCTGCCTGGGTTACAAGGGCTATGTGATCAAGGAGTATTTCGCCAATTACTTCCTGCACATGTCAGACGTCACCATTGATTTCTCCAACAACCAGATGGAAGTGCACGAGCGGCATGCCGAACCCTGGCGTGTGACCTTGCTGGATACCGGTGAAAACACCATGACGGGTGGCCGTCTGAAACGTGTCCGCAACTATCTGGCTGCGGGTGAGAGCTTTTGCTTCACCTACGGCGACGGCGTAGCCGATATCGATATTACCGCCGAGGTGGCCTTTCACCGTGAGCATGGCAAGCTGGCCACCGTGGCTGCCGTGCAGCCGCCAGGGCGTTATGGTGCTTTGCTGACGGATGGCGCGCAGGTGACCGGTTTCCGCGAAAAACCACCAGGTGATGGTGGCTGGATCAATGGTGGCTTTTTTGTGTTGCAGCCTGAGGCCATTGATTTTGTGGAGGCCGATGCCACCAGTTGGGAAGGCGAGCCCATGGCCGAGCTGGCCGGCCATCAGCAATTGATGGCATTTGAGCACAATGGCTTCTGGCAGCCGATGGACACCCTGCGCGAGAAGTCGCAGCTGGATGATTTGTGGCGCTCGGGTAACGCCCCGTGGAAAGTCTGGCCATGA
- a CDS encoding NAD-dependent epimerase/dehydratase family protein: MSKSVRRIAISGASGFIGQHVLAALQHSDDEIVALCRDPSRLQQWQPRVEVLQLDHAKPPADAYEQMGRPDVLLHLAWQGLPNYQSLHHFEQELPRQYAFLRQLVAEGLPALVVAGTCFEYGLQSGALSVAQWPQPATPYALAKHVLHQQLRFLAQQTGFSLSWARLFYMHGSGQPPQTLWSQLEAAVARGETRFNMSGGEQLRDYLPVAEVARQLLALVRAPGQPALCNICSGQPVSVRRLVEGWIAEQGWNIDLNLGHYPYPQHEPMAFWGVPARFEPKNI, translated from the coding sequence ATGAGCAAGTCCGTGCGGCGTATTGCCATTAGCGGTGCCAGTGGTTTTATTGGCCAGCATGTACTGGCAGCCTTACAACACAGCGATGACGAGATCGTCGCGCTGTGTCGCGATCCTTCCCGCCTGCAGCAGTGGCAGCCACGGGTGGAAGTACTGCAGCTGGATCATGCCAAGCCACCGGCCGATGCTTATGAGCAGATGGGCCGGCCGGATGTCTTGCTGCACCTGGCATGGCAGGGTTTGCCCAATTATCAGTCCTTGCACCATTTCGAGCAGGAATTGCCACGGCAGTATGCCTTCTTGCGCCAGCTGGTGGCCGAGGGACTGCCGGCGCTGGTGGTGGCCGGAACGTGTTTTGAGTACGGCCTGCAGTCAGGGGCCCTGTCCGTGGCACAGTGGCCACAACCTGCCACACCCTATGCGCTGGCCAAGCATGTCCTGCATCAGCAGCTGCGTTTTCTGGCGCAGCAAACCGGCTTTTCCCTGAGCTGGGCGCGGCTGTTCTACATGCATGGTAGCGGCCAGCCACCCCAGACCTTGTGGTCACAGCTGGAGGCCGCCGTGGCAAGAGGCGAGACACGTTTCAATATGTCGGGTGGGGAGCAGCTGCGTGATTATCTGCCGGTGGCCGAAGTTGCCCGGCAATTGCTGGCGCTGGTACGCGCCCCCGGCCAGCCTGCACTGTGTAATATCTGTTCCGGCCAGCCGGTATCGGTGCGGCGTCTGGTGGAAGGCTGGATTGCCGAGCAGGGCTGGAACATAGACTTGAACCTGGGTCATTACCCTTATCCGCAACATGAGCCAATGGCCTTCTGGGGTGTCCCGGCCAGGTTCGAGCCCAAGAATATATGA
- a CDS encoding FkbM family methyltransferase: MYQRELTDMDDLAHAQALLGEICSRVIPAAPRKVDKPLWLYGAGNLGRMAYAYLQWLGIPVAGVVDRQAAHWRGQDDWQGIALYAPDELSDTDQQQGLLAVTISTLPFSVLQQQLRAAGWNDVLPFYDVAEAYRDRHPLSNGWFADTLSPLEIQGMQQALARWDDAHSRAHYLQFLAWRCLREDWVDASHPVLPEQRYFIPELRACWQARECWLDVGAHHGEVSQRIHSERQGADDRFILIEADPANAQVIRQQCPSFELLPLCVGDSNRPQPFLGGQGYASQVTALATELVQQVTLDSLRLPASIIKLHLEGHELAALRGALQTLLQQRPVLMMTVYHNRQGMAELPAWLAEHLPDYRLLFRLHGWCGTAAVIYALPSERMHS, encoded by the coding sequence ATGTATCAACGCGAATTGACTGACATGGATGACCTGGCCCATGCGCAGGCGCTGCTGGGCGAGATCTGTAGCCGCGTTATCCCTGCGGCACCGCGCAAGGTGGACAAGCCGCTATGGCTTTATGGCGCAGGTAATCTGGGGCGAATGGCTTATGCCTACCTGCAGTGGCTGGGCATTCCGGTAGCCGGGGTGGTCGACCGCCAGGCCGCGCATTGGCGTGGGCAGGATGATTGGCAGGGAATCGCCCTGTATGCACCTGATGAGCTAAGCGATACCGATCAGCAGCAAGGCCTGCTGGCCGTGACCATTTCCACCTTGCCCTTCAGTGTATTGCAGCAGCAATTACGGGCTGCCGGCTGGAACGATGTATTGCCGTTTTATGATGTGGCCGAGGCCTATCGCGACCGACACCCTCTGAGCAATGGCTGGTTTGCCGACACGCTGAGCCCGCTGGAAATACAGGGCATGCAGCAAGCACTGGCACGATGGGACGATGCCCACTCGCGAGCACATTATCTGCAGTTTCTTGCCTGGCGCTGTTTGCGTGAAGACTGGGTGGATGCCAGCCATCCTGTGCTGCCTGAACAGCGCTATTTCATCCCCGAGCTGCGCGCCTGCTGGCAGGCACGGGAATGTTGGCTGGATGTGGGAGCGCATCACGGAGAGGTCAGTCAGCGTATCCACTCGGAACGACAAGGTGCGGATGACCGCTTTATCCTGATAGAGGCCGATCCTGCCAATGCACAAGTCATCCGGCAGCAATGCCCATCCTTTGAGTTGTTGCCGCTCTGCGTTGGCGACAGCAACCGGCCGCAGCCCTTTCTGGGCGGACAAGGCTATGCCTCGCAAGTCACTGCATTGGCAACCGAGCTGGTGCAGCAAGTGACGCTCGACAGCCTGCGCTTGCCTGCCAGCATCATCAAACTGCATCTGGAAGGGCATGAACTGGCGGCTTTGCGTGGCGCGCTGCAGACCTTGTTGCAGCAAAGACCGGTGCTGATGATGACTGTCTATCATAACCGTCAGGGTATGGCCGAGCTGCCCGCATGGCTCGCGGAGCATTTGCCGGACTATCGTTTGCTGTTCCGCCTGCATGGCTGGTGCGGAACGGCTGCCGTGATTTACGCCTTACCATCGGAAAGAATGCACTCATGA
- a CDS encoding glycosyltransferase family 2 protein — translation MTTPRVTIGMPIYREARYLDMTLQSLLAQTFGDFELIISDNCSDDGTYEIAERYASMDSRIQLLRTEQTIAAPQNFYRIFERARGEYMMFAAGHDLYHASFIERCVQQLDDNPNVVLATAATAWFNDSGVGSVIGGAYDTRGVDKLSRMTVVVWGLTFAYQLYGLNRMSAFRQVQYRDVQMPIMGIDHVMLFEMASLGEFAHNPEVLFFLRQAHDFGDPEAYKRKLMLDGVDGFQSFENQINAYMDVIRRNLPPGVDRDMFINNVVNCCLLKYRNTLQCYGLDFTQISEQTSPILAQYLTVQKDMANFMNILLGECYGHIA, via the coding sequence ATGACGACTCCACGTGTCACCATCGGGATGCCGATTTACCGTGAAGCCCGCTACCTGGACATGACCCTCCAGTCGCTGCTGGCGCAAACATTCGGCGATTTTGAACTGATCATCTCGGATAATTGTTCTGATGATGGTACTTACGAAATCGCCGAACGCTATGCCAGCATGGATAGCCGTATCCAGTTGCTGCGTACCGAGCAAACCATTGCCGCCCCCCAGAATTTCTACCGCATTTTCGAACGTGCGCGTGGCGAATACATGATGTTTGCGGCTGGTCATGATCTCTATCACGCCAGTTTCATTGAGCGCTGCGTGCAGCAGCTGGATGACAATCCCAATGTAGTGCTGGCCACCGCCGCCACCGCCTGGTTCAACGATAGTGGCGTAGGGTCGGTGATTGGCGGTGCTTACGATACCCGTGGCGTTGATAAGCTTTCACGCATGACGGTGGTGGTATGGGGCCTGACCTTTGCCTATCAGCTGTATGGCCTGAACCGTATGTCTGCCTTCCGCCAGGTGCAGTATCGTGATGTGCAAATGCCCATCATGGGCATCGACCACGTCATGCTGTTCGAAATGGCCAGCCTGGGTGAGTTCGCCCACAACCCGGAAGTGCTGTTTTTCCTGCGCCAGGCGCACGACTTTGGTGACCCGGAAGCCTACAAGCGCAAGCTGATGCTGGACGGGGTGGATGGATTCCAGAGCTTCGAGAACCAGATCAATGCCTATATGGATGTCATCCGGCGTAACCTGCCGCCAGGAGTCGATCGCGACATGTTCATCAATAACGTGGTGAACTGCTGCCTGCTCAAGTATCGCAATACCCTGCAATGTTATGGACTCGACTTCACCCAGATCAGCGAACAGACTTCGCCGATCCTGGCGCAGTACCTGACGGTGCAAAAAGACATGGCCAATTTCATGAATATCCTGCTCGGCGAGTGCTACGGCCACATCGCCTGA
- a CDS encoding glycosyltransferase family 4 protein: MSGAVGDMLTIVHLTAHLGGGVGKAMCSLVAGGRQGIKHHFLCLERPEKQLWIEQLRQLGAQVSVCPDRAQLEHILRQADIVQLEWWNHPATLHCLAGLDGIPMRLVSWCHVSGLFSPVLPLGLLEVCDQVVLTSACSLQAEGIAKLQARRPHRLRVISSGSGLANQPIPERAVSQPLLAGYLGSLNFSKLHPRYVEYFRLVADKTLAIRMAGDVLNQALLQEQAARMDRPGLLQFEGFTARPGEFLSQINVLPYLLNPTHYGTAENALLEAMAMGVLPIVLANPAEQAIVQHGHTGFVIETPQEMAQVLHMLQQDPARRLEMGLAAARQVRAQFTDTAMAESFAACYQDLMSQDKGMHAFSRAIGSQPEQWFLSCQPQPQQFLQQQWSELLNGDGRYAVLEQTKGSVFHFHDCFPDNAQLSGWSKALACINAN; this comes from the coding sequence GTGTCCGGCGCTGTTGGCGACATGCTGACCATCGTGCATCTGACTGCCCACCTTGGGGGCGGGGTCGGCAAGGCCATGTGCAGCCTGGTTGCGGGGGGCCGGCAGGGGATCAAGCACCACTTTCTTTGCCTGGAGCGCCCGGAAAAGCAATTGTGGATAGAGCAGTTGCGCCAGCTGGGTGCCCAGGTATCGGTGTGCCCGGACCGGGCGCAACTGGAGCATATTCTCCGGCAGGCCGACATCGTGCAGCTGGAGTGGTGGAATCACCCGGCCACGCTGCACTGCCTGGCCGGTCTGGATGGCATCCCGATGCGGCTGGTGAGCTGGTGTCATGTATCTGGCTTGTTCAGCCCGGTCCTGCCGCTGGGTTTGCTGGAGGTCTGCGATCAGGTGGTGCTGACATCGGCCTGTTCGCTACAGGCAGAAGGCATCGCCAAGCTGCAGGCCCGGCGTCCACATCGGCTCCGAGTGATCTCGAGTGGCAGCGGGCTGGCCAATCAGCCGATACCGGAACGTGCTGTCAGTCAGCCCTTGCTGGCCGGTTATCTGGGTAGCCTCAATTTCTCCAAGCTACATCCGCGCTATGTTGAGTATTTCCGTCTGGTGGCAGATAAGACGCTGGCCATCCGCATGGCGGGCGATGTGCTGAATCAGGCGCTATTGCAAGAACAGGCCGCCAGGATGGACAGGCCGGGCTTATTGCAGTTCGAAGGGTTTACCGCCCGGCCCGGTGAATTCCTCTCCCAAATCAACGTGCTGCCTTATCTGTTGAACCCCACACATTACGGCACGGCAGAAAATGCCTTGCTTGAAGCTATGGCCATGGGAGTGCTGCCCATCGTGTTGGCCAATCCGGCAGAACAGGCGATTGTGCAGCATGGCCACACCGGTTTTGTCATCGAGACTCCACAGGAAATGGCACAAGTCCTGCACATGCTGCAGCAAGATCCTGCACGCCGGCTGGAGATGGGCCTGGCTGCAGCCAGGCAGGTACGTGCGCAGTTTACCGATACGGCCATGGCGGAATCCTTTGCTGCGTGTTATCAGGACCTGATGTCACAAGATAAAGGCATGCACGCATTTTCCCGGGCCATAGGCAGTCAGCCCGAGCAGTGGTTTCTCAGTTGCCAGCCACAGCCTCAGCAATTTTTACAGCAGCAATGGAGTGAGTTGCTGAACGGAGATGGGCGCTATGCCGTGCTGGAGCAAACTAAGGGAAGTGTTTTTCATTTCCATGACTGCTTTCCCGATAATGCGCAGTTGAGCGGCTGGAGTAAGGCATTGGCATGTATCAACGCGAATTGA
- a CDS encoding radical SAM protein, with protein MKAVVKPRIHLDDRTPLETVIPLSTPFILNVDPASACNFQCTFCPTGDRGLIKDTGRFQGRMKLEVFQKIIDDLAAFPQPLKVLRLYKDGEPFLNKNLAQMVDYARRSGRAAYIDTTTNGSLLEPERVLPVIEAGLDRINISIDGMNREQYLRFTKFDIDFEQMVANIRHLYENRGDCEVFIKIPSELITTAQRQQFLDIFGEIADRIYIENFAPCWPEFDVEARTGIQISRGIYDQDVSETNTCPYIFYSMSVNADGQVSSCFLDWGRKLLIGDVREQSLVDIWNSPAMNDLRILHLEGKRKSHPVCGKCGQLSHCLPDNIDAHAPMLLERMQRFLGRS; from the coding sequence GTGAAAGCCGTGGTCAAACCCCGCATCCATCTGGATGACAGAACCCCTCTGGAGACGGTGATTCCGTTATCCACCCCGTTTATCCTGAATGTTGATCCGGCCAGTGCCTGCAACTTCCAGTGTACTTTCTGCCCCACTGGCGATCGCGGCCTGATCAAGGATACCGGCCGTTTTCAGGGGCGGATGAAGCTGGAAGTGTTCCAGAAGATCATTGACGACCTGGCAGCCTTTCCGCAGCCCTTGAAAGTGCTACGGCTGTACAAGGATGGCGAGCCCTTCCTCAACAAGAATCTGGCGCAGATGGTCGACTACGCGCGCCGTAGCGGGCGCGCCGCCTATATCGATACCACTACCAACGGTTCTTTGCTGGAGCCGGAACGTGTGCTGCCGGTGATTGAGGCCGGCCTGGATCGCATCAATATCTCTATTGATGGCATGAACCGAGAGCAATACCTGCGCTTCACCAAGTTCGATATCGATTTCGAACAGATGGTGGCCAATATCCGCCATTTGTATGAGAACCGGGGCGATTGTGAAGTATTCATCAAGATTCCCTCGGAACTGATCACCACGGCGCAGCGGCAGCAGTTCCTGGATATTTTTGGCGAGATCGCGGATCGCATCTATATCGAGAACTTTGCGCCATGCTGGCCGGAGTTCGATGTTGAGGCCAGAACCGGCATCCAGATTAGCCGGGGCATCTACGACCAGGATGTGAGTGAAACCAATACCTGCCCCTATATCTTTTATTCGATGTCGGTGAATGCGGATGGTCAGGTCAGCTCCTGCTTTCTGGACTGGGGGCGCAAGCTGCTGATTGGTGATGTGCGCGAGCAATCGCTGGTCGATATATGGAATTCGCCTGCGATGAACGATTTGCGCATTCTGCATCTGGAAGGAAAGCGCAAGTCGCATCCGGTATGCGGCAAGTGCGGCCAGCTATCGCATTGCCTGCCGGATAATATCGATGCCCACGCGCCCATGCTGCTGGAGCGCATGCAGCGCTTTCTGGGGCGGAGCTAA
- the rfbG gene encoding CDP-glucose 4,6-dehydratase yields MNPQFWRGRKVLLTGHTGFKGSWLSLMLAGFGARLAGYALPAEPVSLFRQAGLDALFELHAEQDIRDPAMLAQVMEQFSPELVIHLAAQPLVRRSYAQPVDTWSSNVMGTVHLLEAVRHCPAVQATLVVTSDKCYQNQNWNWGYRESDPLGGHDPYSASKAATELVVQSYRQSYFDAAGPLLATARAGNVIGGGDWSEDRLIPDIVRGMQHASPARIRFPGATRPWQHVLSCLDGYLTLSERLLAGERNLAQPFNFGPAAADNLTVLHVLQALQASWPALRWELGDESPLHEAALLALDATRANLQLAWRPALSLEQGLQWTADWYRQVVDAPDLARALTEQQIADYLVLSARS; encoded by the coding sequence ATGAATCCGCAGTTCTGGCGCGGCCGCAAGGTGTTGCTGACCGGGCATACCGGCTTCAAGGGCAGTTGGCTGAGCCTGATGCTGGCTGGTTTTGGTGCCCGGCTGGCCGGTTATGCCCTGCCGGCAGAGCCGGTTTCCCTGTTTCGCCAGGCCGGGCTGGACGCCTTGTTCGAGCTGCATGCCGAGCAGGACATTCGCGATCCCGCCATGCTGGCGCAGGTGATGGAGCAATTCAGCCCCGAATTGGTGATCCACCTGGCCGCCCAGCCGCTGGTGCGGCGCAGCTATGCCCAACCAGTGGACACCTGGTCGAGCAATGTCATGGGTACGGTTCATCTGCTGGAGGCGGTACGGCATTGTCCTGCGGTGCAAGCTACGCTGGTGGTGACCTCGGACAAATGCTATCAAAACCAGAACTGGAACTGGGGCTATCGCGAGTCGGACCCGCTAGGAGGCCATGACCCCTACAGTGCCAGCAAGGCTGCTACCGAGCTGGTGGTGCAGAGCTATCGGCAAAGTTATTTCGATGCTGCAGGCCCCTTGCTGGCCACGGCCCGTGCCGGCAATGTCATCGGCGGCGGCGACTGGAGCGAGGACCGCCTGATCCCTGATATCGTGCGCGGCATGCAGCACGCCAGCCCGGCGCGTATTCGCTTTCCTGGTGCCACCCGGCCCTGGCAGCATGTCCTTTCCTGCCTGGATGGTTACCTTACCTTGTCCGAACGCTTGCTGGCCGGCGAAAGAAATCTTGCCCAGCCATTCAACTTTGGCCCTGCCGCTGCCGATAACCTAACAGTGCTGCATGTTTTGCAGGCCTTGCAGGCCAGCTGGCCGGCGCTGCGCTGGGAGCTGGGTGACGAATCGCCTTTGCATGAAGCCGCGCTGTTGGCCCTGGATGCCACACGAGCCAATCTGCAACTGGCCTGGCGACCGGCCTTGAGCCTGGAGCAGGGTTTGCAGTGGACTGCCGACTGGTATCGCCAGGTCGTGGATGCACCTGATCTGGCGCGAGCGCTCACTGAGCAGCAGATCGCAGATTATCTCGTCCTGTCAGCCCGCAGCTGA
- a CDS encoding dTDP-4-dehydrorhamnose 3,5-epimerase family protein: MSSKFEIQALPQAGAYRVSRQPIADSRGLFERLYCAEELQALIGKPLAQINRSLSTRAGTLRGMHFQYQPRAEVKLVSCLRGAIFDVIVDIRAGSPTYLQWHGEVLSEQNHVGIIVPQGFAHGFQTLVDDAETLYFVDEFFDPEHYAGLNPLDPALAIDWPLPVSEMSERDRTYPLLPDFQAVCL; this comes from the coding sequence GTGAGCAGCAAATTTGAAATCCAAGCCCTGCCGCAGGCGGGCGCTTACCGGGTAAGCCGCCAGCCCATCGCGGATAGTCGGGGTTTGTTTGAGCGCCTGTATTGTGCCGAGGAGCTGCAAGCATTGATCGGCAAGCCGCTGGCCCAGATCAATCGCTCGCTCAGCACCCGTGCCGGCACCCTGCGCGGCATGCATTTCCAGTATCAGCCCCGGGCAGAAGTCAAACTGGTGTCCTGCCTGCGCGGTGCCATTTTCGACGTGATCGTCGACATCCGTGCCGGTTCGCCAACGTATTTGCAATGGCATGGCGAGGTCCTGAGTGAACAGAATCATGTGGGTATCATTGTGCCGCAAGGGTTTGCCCATGGTTTTCAGACCTTGGTTGACGATGCCGAAACCTTGTATTTCGTGGACGAATTTTTTGATCCGGAACATTATGCCGGCCTGAATCCGCTCGATCCTGCGCTGGCGATTGACTGGCCGTTGCCAGTCAGCGAAATGTCGGAGCGGGACCGCACTTACCCGCTGCTGCCAGACTTTCAGGCGGTGTGCTTATGA
- a CDS encoding FkbM family methyltransferase — MNQAELFRHLQSLSHPDQLWTLLRRQTSDCTLAPSALAGLGACVLYGAGFFAREVLQQWQQAGYQPQGLVDSNPAKWGGELEGMTIQSPAVLAQLPAGTAVVIAAMQVHGLGEPLQELGLDVWYAERDGSIGRTPGHWLLRHPERVDKLWSSLQENHSRQVLLYTMAARLFQQFHFPMQGNIFLNPLASSPQYFDHRVWQPRGRQVYVDCGAFDGDSIVAFVRALGDEHQIIAYEGDRQNYLNAQANLQRYQIAAQMRHCIVGGQHDTGLSYNCRDLPGEQAVERITLDQDLFARAIHPTLIKMDIEGSELAALEGSRQIIQQVRPRLAICSYHTTRDLIEVPMFIIEHGENYRLILRHHSPNTLWETVAYGEPLPA, encoded by the coding sequence ATGAATCAGGCTGAATTGTTTCGGCATCTCCAGTCGCTGTCTCATCCCGATCAGCTCTGGACATTACTGCGCCGGCAAACATCTGATTGCACACTCGCCCCCAGCGCTCTGGCTGGTCTTGGTGCTTGTGTGCTGTATGGCGCAGGTTTTTTTGCCAGAGAAGTGCTGCAACAGTGGCAGCAGGCCGGATATCAACCACAAGGGTTGGTGGATAGCAACCCCGCCAAATGGGGAGGGGAGTTGGAGGGGATGACCATCCAGTCTCCGGCTGTGCTGGCACAGCTACCGGCAGGAACGGCGGTGGTGATTGCTGCGATGCAGGTGCATGGCCTGGGTGAGCCATTGCAGGAGCTGGGCCTGGATGTCTGGTATGCCGAGCGTGACGGTAGTATTGGCCGCACGCCTGGTCATTGGCTGTTACGGCATCCAGAACGGGTAGACAAACTGTGGTCTTCCTTGCAGGAAAACCACTCGCGCCAGGTGTTGTTGTATACGATGGCTGCCAGATTGTTCCAGCAGTTCCATTTCCCCATGCAGGGCAATATCTTCCTCAACCCGCTTGCCAGTTCGCCCCAGTATTTTGATCATCGCGTCTGGCAGCCTCGTGGCAGGCAAGTCTATGTGGATTGCGGTGCATTCGATGGTGACTCGATTGTCGCGTTCGTCCGCGCACTGGGTGATGAACATCAGATCATCGCTTACGAGGGTGATCGTCAGAATTACCTGAATGCACAAGCCAACTTGCAGCGCTACCAGATTGCAGCACAGATGCGGCATTGCATTGTGGGTGGTCAGCACGATACCGGTCTGAGTTACAACTGCCGTGATCTTCCTGGCGAACAGGCGGTGGAGCGGATTACACTCGATCAGGATCTGTTTGCACGGGCAATCCATCCGACATTGATCAAGATGGATATCGAGGGGAGTGAGCTGGCTGCGCTGGAAGGAAGCAGGCAAATCATCCAGCAAGTACGGCCGCGGCTGGCTATCTGCAGTTATCACACTACCCGCGATCTGATCGAAGTACCCATGTTCATCATCGAACACGGGGAAAACTACCGCCTGATCTTGCGGCACCATTCACCTAATACCCTGTGGGAAACCGTTGCTTACGGCGAACCTTTGCCCGCTTGA